GCCGCCCACGGCACCGACCCCGCCGCCAGCCCGGCGACGACGCCGAGCGCGATCCCCGTCACCGTCGCCGGCGCGTAGTCGGGGTCGATCAGCCCACCGCCGACGGCCACGTACGTCAGCAGCGCGAGCGCGAACGCGACGGCGTCGCGCGCGCCGGGGCGCGCGAGGAAGCCGGACCGGCCGGCCCCCTCGACTGCGCCCTCTGGCGACACGCCGCCCATCCGCCTAGAGCTCGACGCTCCAGGCCTTCTCGATGCCAGCCTCGGCGACGATCTGCTGGAGCACGTCATCGGGAACGGGCGTGTCGACGTTGATGCCCATCAGGGCGCTGCCACCCATCTTCTTGCGTCCCACCTGCATGGCGGCGATGTTGACGGCGTTCTTGCCGAGGATCGTCCCGACCTTGCCGATCATCCCCGGCCGATCCTCGTAGAGGAAGAAGGACATGTGCCCACTCGGCTGCATGTCGAGATCGAAGCCGTACAGCGAGACCAGCAAGGGCTCGTTCTTCTTGCCGATCAGCGTCGCGCCGATCTCGAGGTCGCCTTCGGGGGTCTCGGTCTTGACCAGAACCATCGCGACGTAGTCGTGCGTCTCGGCTCGCTTCGACTCGACGACCTTGATCCCGCGCTGCTCGGCGTAGTAGTCGGCGTTGACGAAATTGACCGACTCGGCACCGATCACCGACAGCAGGCCCTTGAGCACCGCCGTCTTGAGGATGCGCGTGTCCGTCTCGGCCAGGGTGCCGATGCACATGATCTCCATCGACTCGATCCCGGTCTTGGCGGTCTGCGCGAGGATCCTGCCCAGCGACTCGGAGAGTCCGATGAACGGGCCGACCTTCTCGTAGACTTCCGGCGGCACCGGCGCGATGTTGACCGCGGTCGGGACCATCTCGCCGCGCAGGCCGGCGCCCACGTACTCGGCGATCTGCTCTCCGGCGCGGTCCTGGGCCTCGGCAGTGGACGCGCCGAGGTGCGGGGTCAGGATGGCGTTGCCGAACTCGATCAGCGGCGAGTCGGTGCACGGCTCGACCTCGTACACGTCCACGGCCGCGCCCTTGACCTTGCCGCTGCGCAGCGCCTCTGCGAGCGCCTCGGTCTGGTAGATGCCGCCGCGGGCTGTGTTGATGAGGCGCACGCCGTCCTTCATCTTCGCGAACTGGTCGGGGCCGAACATCCCGATGGTCTCCTTCGTCTTGGGAAGGTGGACCGTGATGAAGTCGGCTTGGGCCAGGATCTCGTCGATGTCATCGATGAGTTCGACGCCCATGGCCTGCGCCTTCTCAGGGCTGGTGTAGGGGTCGAAACCGATCATGCGGACGCCGAACGGCCGGACGCGCTCGGCCACGAGCGAGCCGATGCGCCCGAGGCCGAAGATGGCGAGCGTCTTCTCGTACAGCTCGGTGCCGGTGAACTTGCTGCGCTCCCACTTGCCTTCCTTCATCGAGGCGTTGGCCTGCGGGATGTTGCGCGCCATCGAGAGCATGAGCGCGACGGTGTGCTCGGCGGCCGACACGATGTTGGACGTCGGCGCGTTGCACACGATGATGCCGCGCTCGGTGGCGGCCGTGACGTCTACGTTGTCGATGCCCACACCGGCGCGCCCGATGATCTTCAGGTCGGTGCCGGCCTCGATGACCTCGCGCGTCGCGCGCGTGGCCGACCGGACGATGAGACCGTGGTAGCCGGGGATCTCGGCAACCAGCTGCTCGGGCGTCAGGTCCGTCTTGACCTCGACCTCGAACTCCTCCTTGAGCAGGTCGATGCCGCTCGCGGCGATCTTCTCAGCGACCAGTACCCGGTACATGTCCACGCTCCTGTTCCGCTACCCGGCCGCGCCTGCGGCCACGCTGTCGACCGGAACGGGCGGTGAGGCCGCCGGTCCCGGGTTGGTCCCTTGAGCGAGCGGGCGTGCCACCCGCACCCCCGGCACCCACGCAAGTGCGGCGGGAGCCAGGGCGAGCAGCAGCGCGGCGCCCACGCCGTCCGCGTGGAACCACGGGGGCGACGCCAGCACGCCCGCGCCCGGCAACGCGAGCATCCAGCTCGCCGCGAGGTACGCGAGACACGCGGCGAGCGCCGGGCCGGCGAACAGCCACGCAGCGGCGGGTGTCGCCGGCTTCGGCACCTACGCGCCCATCTCCATGAAGACGCCCTCGGCGGCCTTGATGCCCGCGCCGCGCTCGAACTCGTAGCCGAGCTCGGCCAGCGTCATCTCGAGCGCTGCCAGGGTGGTGATGATGTCGAACTCGCCGAAGTAGCCGAGGTGCCCCACGCGGAAGATGCGGCCCTCGAACGCGTCCTGGCCGCCCGCGATGGTCACTCCGTACTTCGTCTTCATGATCTTGACGATCTGCTTGCCGTCGATGCCTTCGGGCACCCACACCGGCGTGACGGCCGAGCCACGGCCCTCCGGCGGCGCGAACAACTTCAGGCCGAGTGCCTCGCATCCCTGCCGGGTCGCCTCGGCGAGCATCGAGTGGCGCTTGATGGTGTTCTCGAGCCCCTCCTCGCGGATCATGCCGAGCGCGACGTTCAAGCCGAGCACGAGCGACACGGCCGGCGTGAACGGGGTCGTGTCCTTCTCGATGTTCTTCTTGTACTTCATCCAGTCGAAGTAGTACTTCGGCAGCGTCGAGCGCTCGTACGCCTTCCACGCCTTCTCCGACACGGTGCACGCGGCCAGGCCCGGCGGGAGCATGAGCCCCTTCTGCGAGCCGGTCATGACCACGTCGAGGTGCCACTCGTCGGTCTTGCAGTCGACCGCGCCGATGCCGGTGATCGAGTCGACGATGAGCACGCAGTCGTCGTAGCCTGCCACGATCTCGCCGATCGCCTTGACGTCGTTCAGCACGCCCGAGGAGGTCTCTGACTGCGTGACGATGACGCCGCGCGCGTCGGGGTACTGCCGCAGCGCCTCGGCGACGTCGTCGGGCTTGACGACCTCGGTCCACTCGTACTGCAGGTCGATGACCTCGAGGCCGTACGCCTCGGAGATGCCCTTCATGCGGTCGCCGAACTTGCCGTTGCGCGTGACGATGACCTTGTCGCCGGCGCAGAAGCAGTTCACGATGGCCGACTCCATGACGCCCGTGCCCGAGCAGGCGAACAGCAGGACGTCGCCGGTGGTCTCGAAGACGTACTGCAGGCCCTCGATGGACTGCTTGAAGGCCGCCGAGAAGTCCGGCGTGCGGTGATGGATGATCGGCGCGGCCTGCGTGAGCAGGACCTCGGCCGGGACCGGGGTCGGGCCCGGGGTCATCAGGTACTTCTTCTTCATCGTGTTCGTTCTCCCCTCGGTGGTGGGACGGTCGATGACGCAGGCCGGCGGTATGAGCGGCGTCACGCCCGCTCGATGCCGCCGAGCTGGCCCGGCGAAGGCCTAGGCCTTCGTCCGGAGCCAGCTGAACATCTCGCGCAACTCGGAGCCGACCTCCTCGATGAGGTGCTCGGAGTGGATGCGGCGCATCGCCTTGAAGTGCGGCGAACCTGCCTTGGTCTCGAGGATCCACTTCTTGGCGAACTCGCCGTTCTGGATCTCCCACAGCACCTCGGCCATCTCCGCGCGCGTCTCGTCGGTGACGATGCGCGGGCCGGTCTCGTAGTCGCCGAACTCGGCGGTGTTGCTGATCGAGTCGTGCATCTTGGCCATGCCGCCCTCGTACATGAGGTCGACGATGAGCTTGAGCTCGTGCATGCACTCGAAGTACGCGATCTCGGGCTGGTAGCCGGCCTCGACCAGCGTCTCGAACGCCGCGCGCACCAGATGCGTCGTTCCGCCGCAGAGCACGACCTGCTCGCCGAACAGGTCCGTCTCAGTCTCCTCGGCGAAGGTCGTCTCGATGACGCCGGAGCGCGCGCCGCCGATGCCGAGCGCCCACGCGAGCGCGGTCTCGCGCGCCTTGCCCGAGGCGTCCTGGTGCACGGCGATGAGGCACGGTACGCCGGAGCCCTCGGTGTAGACGCGGCGGACCATGTGGCCCGGGCCCTTCGGGGCGATCATGATGACGTCGACGCCCTCGGGCGCCTCGACCTGGCCGAAGTGCACGTTGAAGCCGTGCGCCCAGGCGAGCACCTTGCCCGCGGTCATGGACTCGTGTATCTCGGAGTAGTAGATGTGCGCGGCCAGCTCGTCAGGGACGAGCATCATGACGATGTCGGCCTCCTGCGCGGCGTCGCGCGGGGTCGCGACCTTCAGCCCGTCGGCCTTCGCCTTGTCCCACGACGCGCTGCCCGAACGCAGCCCGACGCGGACATCGCAGCCCGAGTCGTGCAGGTTGAGCGCGTGCGCGTGCCCCTGCGAGCCGTAGCCGATCACCGCGATCTTGCGGTCCTTGATCCGCGACAGGTCGCAGTCCTTCTCGTAGTAGATCGTCGCCATGGGTGCCTTCCTTCTTCCTGTCATCCTCGGCCCTCGTGAGTGGGCCGTCCGGTCCGTCGTGTGCCGTGCCTACGCCTCGCGCGAGCCGCGCGACAACGCGATGCGCCCGGTGCGCGCGAGCTCCCTGATGCCGTACGCGCGCAGCAGGTCCTCCATCGCGCCGAGCTTGTCCGCCGTGCCCGTCGCCTCGATCGTCAGCGAGTTCTTGCCGACGTCGACGATCTTGGCGCGGAACACGTTGGCGATCTCGATGATCTCGTGCCGGCGCTCGGCCGGCGCGTTGACCTTGTAGAGCACGAGCTCGCGGTCGACCATGTCCTTCGGGTCGAGATCCTGGATCTTGATCACGTTGATGAGCTTGTGGAGCTGCTTGGTGATCTGCTCGAGCGGCTTGTCGCCGGCGTTGACCACGATGGTCATGCGCGACAGCGTCGGATCCTCTGTGACGCCGACCGCCAACGAGTCGATGTTGAAGCCGCGCCGCGCGAACAGGCCGGCCACGCGCTGGAGCACGCCGGGCCTGTTCTCGACCAGCACCGAGATGGTGTGCTGCATCTACTCCCACACCTCCTCGAGGAGCGCGTCGTCGAGCATCTCCGAGATCGGGCCGCCGGGCACCCCGCCGAGCATCTCGTCGATGCTGCCGCCCGGCGCGACCATCGGGTAGACCATCTCCTCGCGCGCCACCCGGCAATCCACGAGCGCCGGGCCCTTGTGGTCGAACGCCTTCTTCAACGTCTTGTCGACGTCGCCGGTCGCGTCCACGCGCAGGCCGAGCCAGCCGTACGCCTCGGCGAGCTTCACGAAGTCCGGGCAGTCCTGGTTCAGCACGGACGCCGAGTAGCGCTTGCCCCAGAACAGCTCCTGCCACTGGCGCACCATGCCGAGGTAGCCGTTGTTGAGCACGACCACCTTGACCGGCAGGCCGTTGAGCGCCGCGGTGGCCAACTCCTGGCTGTTCATCTGGATCGAGCCGTCACCGGCGATGTCGATGACGAGCGCCTCGGGCCGCCCGGCCTGCGCGCCGATGGCCGCCGGCAGGCCGAAGCCCATCGTGCCGAGGCCTCCCGACGACACCCAGCAGCGCGGACGCCGCACCGTGTAGAACTGGCACGCCCACATCTGGTTCTGGCCGACCTCGGTGCACAGCACCGTGTCGCGATCCTTGGTGAGCTCGCTCACGCGCTCGACGACGTGCTGGGGGTGCAGCACGCCCTCCTCGTGGCTGTAGTGGAGCGGATAGCGCTTGCGCCAGTCGTCGATCACGCGCCACCACGCCTCGGTGCGCGGCTCGGCGCCGGTCTTGCGCAGCTCGGCCACGATGGCGGACACGACGTCCTTCGCGTCACCGACGATCGGCACGTCGACGGCCTTGTTCTTGCCGATCTCCGCCGGGTCGATGTCGACGTGGACGATCTTGGCCTTGGTGGCGAACGCCGCGAGCTTGCCGGTCACGCGGTCGTCGAAGCGCACGCCCACCGCGACGAGCAGGTCGGTCTCGGTCATCGCGTAGTTCGTGTACTTGGCGCCGTGCATGCCCGGCATGCCGATCCACAGGTGGTGGTCCTCCGGGAAGCAGCCCTTGCCCATCATCGTGGTGGTGACGGGCAGCTGCATGAGCTCGGCGAGCTCCTTGATCTCCTTGGACGCACCCGAGGCCAGCACGCCGCCGCCGACGTACAGCAGCGGCTTTCGCGCCTTGGCGATGAGCGAGACGGCCTGCTTGACCTGCTTGCTGTGCCCGCGGGTCGTCGGCTTGTACCCCGGCAGGCTCACCGCCTCGGGGGACCTGTACGCGATCTCGCCCTTGCTCACGTCCACCGGCACGTCGATGAGCACGGGCCCCGGGCGCCCGGTCGTGGCGATGTGGAACGCCTCGGCCACGACGTCCGGCAGGTCCTCGGACTCGGTGACCAGGTAGTTGTGCTTGGTGATCGGCATCGTGATGCCGGTGATGTCCGACTCCTGGAACGCGTCGGTACCGATGACCGCCGTGGCCACCTGCGCGGTGAACACCACGAGCGGGATCGAGTCCATGTACGCGTTCGCGATGCCGGTGACCGTGTTGGTCGCGCCCGGGCCGCTGGTGACCACGACCGGCGCCACGCGCCCGGTGGCACGCGCGTAGCCGTCGGCCGCGTGCACCGCGCCCTGTTCGTGCCGAGGCAGGATCGTGCGGATCTTGGCGCTGTCGAACAGCGCGTCGAAGATCGGCAGCGCCACACCGCCCGGGTAGCCGAACAGGGTGTCGACCCCTTCGGCCTCCAGGCCGCGCACGAGCGCCCGTGCCGCTGTGATGCGTTCCGTCATGACACCACCGCCCCTCTGTCGGCGCTCGAGACGAAGCGCGCGTACCGGGCGAGATACCCGGTCTTCACCTTCGGCTCGGGCGCCTGCCAACTGCTCCGCCGTGCTGCCAGTTCCTCATCGGACAGCGCGACCTCGATCAGGCCCGCGTCGATGTCGATCGTGACGGTGTCGCCCTCGGCGACCAGCGCGATCGGGCCGCCGTCGGCCGCCTCGGGGCTCACGTGACCCGCCGCCGGGCCCTTGGTGGCGCCCGAGAAGCGCCCGTCGGTCATGAGCGCGACCTTCAGGCCGCGGCCGGAGATCGCCGAGGTCGGCGAGAGCATCTCGCGCATGCCGGGGCCGCCCTTGGGCCCCTCGTAGCGGATGACGACGATGTCGCCGTCGACGATCATCCCGCCGAGGATCGCGTCGATCGCGGCCTCCTCGGAGTCGAAGACACGCGCCGGCCCGCTCATGCGCCGCATGTCCGCCGGCACCGCCGACTGCTTGATGACCGCGCCGTCGGGCGCGACGTTGCCGCGAAGCACGCGCAGCCCGCCCTCGGGATAGTACGGGTCGTCGACAGAGCGCACGACCTGCGGATCACGGTTGCACGCGGCGTCCGCGATCTCGCCCATCGTCTTGCCCGAGACCGTCGGTGCGTTCCGGCGGACCAGGCCCTTGCGGTCGAGCTCGGCCATGATCGCGGGGATGCCGCCGGCATGGTACAGGTCCTCCATGTGGTAGTCGCTCGCCGGCGAGATGCGCACGAGGTTGGGCGTGGCCGCCGAGACGGCCGCCCAGTCGTCGAGCGTGATGTCGGCGCCCGCTTCGTGCGCGATGGCCGTGAGGTGGAGCACCGTGTTCGATGAGCCGCCGAACGCCATGTCGAGCGTCATCGCGTTGCGGATCGCGTCGGGCGTCATGATCTGCCGTGCGGTCACGCCGCGCGCGATGAGGTCCATGACCGCCATGCCGGCGTACTTGGCCAGCCGGATGCGCTCCGAGTAGACCGCAGGCACGGTGCCGTTGCCCGGCAGGCCGAGCCCGATCGCCTCGGTGAGGCAGTTCATCGAGTTGGCGGTGAAGAGGCCGGCGCAGCTGCCGCACGTCGGGCAGGCGTCGTTCTCGAGCTCGAGCAGCTCGGTCTCGTCCATCGTGCCGGCGGCCACCTTGCCGACGGCCGTGAACACGGTGTCGAGGTCGACCGCGCGCCCGCGCACCCGCCCGGCGAGCATCGGCCCGCCGGCCACCACCACGGTCGGGATGTCGAGGCGCGCAGCGGCCATCAGCATGCCGGGGATGACCTTGTCGCAGTTCGGGATCATGACCATCGCGTCGAAGGCGTGCGCCTGGACGGCGAGCTCCACCGAGTCGGCGATGACCTCGCGCGACGCGAGCGAGTAGCGCATGCCGGCGTGGTTCATCGCGATGCCGTCGCACACGCCGATGGTGGAGAACTCGAGCGGCGTGCCGCCCGCCATGCGGATGCCGGCTTTGACCGCCTCGGCGACCCTGCCGAGCATCAGATGGCCGGGGATGACCTCGTTCGCGGAGTTGACGACGGCGACCAGCGGACGGGCGATCTCCTCGTCCGTGAGGCCGTCGGCCTTCAGCAGGCTGCGGTGGGGCGACTTGGCCAGCCCCTGCTTCATGCGTTCGCTGCGCGACTCCATGCGTGCCTTCCCTCGTCGAGGTGGCCGCCGTCACGCGCCGCACGAAACGTGTGAGATGGGGTGGCAGGTCCGGCGCCCTTGAAGGACGCCAGGAGACGAAAGGACCGCGGATGAGCGCGCT
This region of Actinomycetota bacterium genomic DNA includes:
- the ilvD gene encoding dihydroxy-acid dehydratase; its protein translation is MESRSERMKQGLAKSPHRSLLKADGLTDEEIARPLVAVVNSANEVIPGHLMLGRVAEAVKAGIRMAGGTPLEFSTIGVCDGIAMNHAGMRYSLASREVIADSVELAVQAHAFDAMVMIPNCDKVIPGMLMAAARLDIPTVVVAGGPMLAGRVRGRAVDLDTVFTAVGKVAAGTMDETELLELENDACPTCGSCAGLFTANSMNCLTEAIGLGLPGNGTVPAVYSERIRLAKYAGMAVMDLIARGVTARQIMTPDAIRNAMTLDMAFGGSSNTVLHLTAIAHEAGADITLDDWAAVSAATPNLVRISPASDYHMEDLYHAGGIPAIMAELDRKGLVRRNAPTVSGKTMGEIADAACNRDPQVVRSVDDPYYPEGGLRVLRGNVAPDGAVIKQSAVPADMRRMSGPARVFDSEEAAIDAILGGMIVDGDIVVIRYEGPKGGPGMREMLSPTSAISGRGLKVALMTDGRFSGATKGPAAGHVSPEAADGGPIALVAEGDTVTIDIDAGLIEVALSDEELAARRSSWQAPEPKVKTGYLARYARFVSSADRGAVVS
- the ilvC gene encoding ketol-acid reductoisomerase; the protein is MATIYYEKDCDLSRIKDRKIAVIGYGSQGHAHALNLHDSGCDVRVGLRSGSASWDKAKADGLKVATPRDAAQEADIVMMLVPDELAAHIYYSEIHESMTAGKVLAWAHGFNVHFGQVEAPEGVDVIMIAPKGPGHMVRRVYTEGSGVPCLIAVHQDASGKARETALAWALGIGGARSGVIETTFAEETETDLFGEQVVLCGGTTHLVRAAFETLVEAGYQPEIAYFECMHELKLIVDLMYEGGMAKMHDSISNTAEFGDYETGPRIVTDETRAEMAEVLWEIQNGEFAKKWILETKAGSPHFKAMRRIHSEHLIEEVGSELREMFSWLRTKA
- the ilvN gene encoding acetolactate synthase small subunit, giving the protein MQHTISVLVENRPGVLQRVAGLFARRGFNIDSLAVGVTEDPTLSRMTIVVNAGDKPLEQITKQLHKLINVIKIQDLDPKDMVDRELVLYKVNAPAERRHEIIEIANVFRAKIVDVGKNSLTIEATGTADKLGAMEDLLRAYGIRELARTGRIALSRGSREA
- the ilvB gene encoding biosynthetic-type acetolactate synthase large subunit, coding for MTERITAARALVRGLEAEGVDTLFGYPGGVALPIFDALFDSAKIRTILPRHEQGAVHAADGYARATGRVAPVVVTSGPGATNTVTGIANAYMDSIPLVVFTAQVATAVIGTDAFQESDITGITMPITKHNYLVTESEDLPDVVAEAFHIATTGRPGPVLIDVPVDVSKGEIAYRSPEAVSLPGYKPTTRGHSKQVKQAVSLIAKARKPLLYVGGGVLASGASKEIKELAELMQLPVTTTMMGKGCFPEDHHLWIGMPGMHGAKYTNYAMTETDLLVAVGVRFDDRVTGKLAAFATKAKIVHVDIDPAEIGKNKAVDVPIVGDAKDVVSAIVAELRKTGAEPRTEAWWRVIDDWRKRYPLHYSHEEGVLHPQHVVERVSELTKDRDTVLCTEVGQNQMWACQFYTVRRPRCWVSSGGLGTMGFGLPAAIGAQAGRPEALVIDIAGDGSIQMNSQELATAALNGLPVKVVVLNNGYLGMVRQWQELFWGKRYSASVLNQDCPDFVKLAEAYGWLGLRVDATGDVDKTLKKAFDHKGPALVDCRVAREEMVYPMVAPGGSIDEMLGGVPGGPISEMLDDALLEEVWE
- a CDS encoding phosphoglycerate dehydrogenase; protein product: MYRVLVAEKIAASGIDLLKEEFEVEVKTDLTPEQLVAEIPGYHGLIVRSATRATREVIEAGTDLKIIGRAGVGIDNVDVTAATERGIIVCNAPTSNIVSAAEHTVALMLSMARNIPQANASMKEGKWERSKFTGTELYEKTLAIFGLGRIGSLVAERVRPFGVRMIGFDPYTSPEKAQAMGVELIDDIDEILAQADFITVHLPKTKETIGMFGPDQFAKMKDGVRLINTARGGIYQTEALAEALRSGKVKGAAVDVYEVEPCTDSPLIEFGNAILTPHLGASTAEAQDRAGEQIAEYVGAGLRGEMVPTAVNIAPVPPEVYEKVGPFIGLSESLGRILAQTAKTGIESMEIMCIGTLAETDTRILKTAVLKGLLSVIGAESVNFVNADYYAEQRGIKVVESKRAETHDYVAMVLVKTETPEGDLEIGATLIGKKNEPLLVSLYGFDLDMQPSGHMSFFLYEDRPGMIGKVGTILGKNAVNIAAMQVGRKKMGGSALMGINVDTPVPDDVLQQIVAEAGIEKAWSVEL
- a CDS encoding alanine--glyoxylate aminotransferase family protein yields the protein MKKKYLMTPGPTPVPAEVLLTQAAPIIHHRTPDFSAAFKQSIEGLQYVFETTGDVLLFACSGTGVMESAIVNCFCAGDKVIVTRNGKFGDRMKGISEAYGLEVIDLQYEWTEVVKPDDVAEALRQYPDARGVIVTQSETSSGVLNDVKAIGEIVAGYDDCVLIVDSITGIGAVDCKTDEWHLDVVMTGSQKGLMLPPGLAACTVSEKAWKAYERSTLPKYYFDWMKYKKNIEKDTTPFTPAVSLVLGLNVALGMIREEGLENTIKRHSMLAEATRQGCEALGLKLFAPPEGRGSAVTPVWVPEGIDGKQIVKIMKTKYGVTIAGGQDAFEGRIFRVGHLGYFGEFDIITTLAALEMTLAELGYEFERGAGIKAAEGVFMEMGA